Proteins from a single region of Trichoplusia ni isolate ovarian cell line Hi5 chromosome 3, tn1, whole genome shotgun sequence:
- the LOC113492110 gene encoding thrombospondin type-1 domain-containing protein 7A-like isoform X2 produces MYLSWCVVVAAALACAAADEASDPEGLLEPVPVPSNDDYSIYVGRWTECNPLGAGEHAARTIERYIRTETDSLVHTPRLGLQRRQVQCRKKDGKFVESMYCGNALAQIGTARVCVIKEDCVLAEWLPWRPRPDGALVRTRRLKRLPQGGGKECDVVEEVRPAALEASAHWTPGPWGPCRVAIEIGHATTLPDAPDNDDDADDNDAIYDDDDDEDDDAEDEGKAARDAGCGGGVQRRDATCVRADGRALHPAQCAHAPMPTLVQPCEVPCPRDCEVGEWGEWGACQPTDGCPLYPVQQLTTTGYSVRRRRVISAASGGGAPCPPLEEKRTCSTPRCASWKALPWGPCVLSQPHTSCGPGKRSRELRCVGHDGKEAQRAWCSGTGAPPRSERCRIACAGDCVVSSWAAWSKCSAPCAAAAHPRPFRTRRRHILAHASPNGWPCPPEDQLIQNETCNTHACATYSWLATPWGPCERRRQDFTPVNNYTELLDGEMYNESDDEEPCIEEGEMVRDVMCVQNNADVVREALCAPLRRPASRRACTVRCRRGCKVEAWMPWSPCPNTCEPGKQVRVRVVVGGPSCGSRMETRACPVSRTCRARDAAWVPGDWSTCRLPPAQRCGEGYRIRSIWCGSESHRVEAGACAGLLIPRSVAACRVTCEHTAPVTCGLICADPLKYLDASDPDIPNCVCKNVSLELLPSDSDCILPPGMECGEGRSLRAARCMVGGRDVPMDVCKKYHPLTGPSRVREASTDGYSYDVEFPSLLRGACSVRCARDCAVGEWGEWGPCASEPGSRAAFRFRTREVIEEGSAGGRECGATLQRATCAVLEPRWALGEWSVCAPPRSLCGRAIINRTVTCVDGSGATLPEAACEAAGAGPAASRDATCRAPCPRDCVVSSWSEWSPCEQTKWGGRRDRTRVVLRPADDGGSPCPHLVGAEPCAPHAYSWHVAPWDDCQPLGGSPCGEGTKKRAVRCLRSDGVFVNDSYCPNTTATEAKESWCYVPCGVDCELSEWGAWDSSACSCGDAHSARHMRRTRQHLTAAVWPGRACPPTEQRAPCPRDPCLRLVARPSLGCHIQVNNETSAGAEAERACGWGVKVSHARCELAGAGDDSTEAFLQPWRCAAVLPGRIVAPPMHYQEDEVCEVECGCKQSESGQPGPWGAWGACRGGARSRTRQLLVPARRACSIPSRYVTIEWANCTGEMDEIPDLLAVEPRDDKPRLASNQDVYHDGYIEGSTSVLAVVWTATIVLSFYGAYMLYRGFIRCLRSRKMKSITKV; encoded by the exons TGCCATCAAACGACGACTACTCTATCTACGTGGGCAGATGGACTGAATGCAACCCCCTGGGCGCGGGGGAGCACGCCGCAAGGACTATAGAAAG ATACATTCGAACGGAGACTGATTCGCTCGTGCACACCCCCCGTCTTGGTCTGCAGAGACGTCAAGTACAATGTCGCAAGAAGGATGGGAAGTTCGTGGAATCCAT GTACTGCGGAAATGCGCTTGCCCAAATAGGCACAGCTCGCGTGTGCGTTATCAAAGAAGACTGCGTATTGGCTGAGTGGCTGCCATGGAGACCAAGACCAGATGGCGCCCTCGTGAGGACTCGGAGACTGAAACGATTACCACAAG GAGGTGGCAAGGAATGCGACGTGGTGGAGGAAGTAAGGCCTGCTGCACTAGAGGCCAGCGCTCATTGGACCCCGGGGCCGTGGGGCCCTTGCCGAGTTGCTATCGAAATAGGACATGCTACTACTTTACCTG ATGCCCCAgacaatgatgatgatgctgatgACAATGACGCGATATACGATGACGACGATGACGAAGATGACGACGCTGAGGACGAAGGCAAGGCGGCGCGGGACGCGGGCTGCGGGGGAGGGGTACAGCGGCGTGACGCGACCTGCGTGCGCGCTGACGGGAGAGCCCTACACCCTGCCCAATGTGCTCATGCGCCCATGCCGACATTAGTGCAGCCCTGCGAG GTCCCATGTCCACGTGACTGTGAAGTTGGAGAATGGGGAGAGTGGGGTGCTTGTCAACCGACCGACGGATGCCCATTGTATCCCGTACAACAGCTTACTACTACTG GTTACAGCGTTCGTCGTCGTCGAGTGATATCAGCAGCGTCAGGTGGTGGAGCGCCTTGCCCACCTCTAGAAGAGAAGAGAACCTGCAGCACTCCTCGCTGTGCGTCCTGGAAGGCGCTGCCGTGGGGACCCTGCGTGTTGTCCCAGCCTCACACGTCTTGTGGCCCGGGGAAGAGGAGCCGAGAGCTTAGATGTGTTGGACATGATGGG AAGGAAGCTCAGCGTGCATGGTGCAGCGGCACGGGCGCGCCTCCTCGCAGCGAGAGGTGCCGCATCGCGTGCGCCGGCGACTGTGTGGTGTCCTCCTGGGCGGCATGGTCTAAGTGCTCGGCGCCGTGCGCGGCCGCCGCACACCCACGACCGTTCCGGACGAGGCGGCGGCACATACTGGCTCATGCTTCTCCCA ATGGCTGGCCATGTCCTCCAGAAGATCAGCTAATACAGAACGAGACTTGCAATACTCATGCGTGTGCAACATACTCATGGCTCGCTACACCCTGGGGTCCATGCGAACGTAGGCGACAAGACTTCACACCGGTCAATAACTACACCGAACTATTG GATGGAGAAATGTACAATGAAAGCGATGATGAAGAGCCATGCATAGAGGAAGGCGAGATGGTGCGAGACGTGATGTGCGTTCAGAATAACGCGGATGTTGTCCGAGAGGCTCT GTGCGCTCCCCTACGGCGTCCAGCATCCCGCCGAGCTTGTACAGTGAGATGTCGACGTGGGTGCAAAGTCGAAGCTTGGATGCCGTGGTCACCTTGTCCGAATACTTGCg AGCCAGGCAAGCAGGTCCGCGTGCGCGTGGTTGTAGGCGGGCCGAGCTGTGGTTCACGCATGGAGACACGCGCGTGCCCGGTGTCGCGCACGTGCCGCGCGCGCGACGCCGCCTGGGTGCCCGGCGACTGGAGCACGTGCCGCCTGCCGCCCGCGCAGCGCTGCGGGGAGGGATACCGCATACGGA GTATCTGGTGTGGCTCTGAATCGCATCGCGTAGAAGCCGGCGCGTGCGCTGGTTTGCTGATCCCTCGCAGTGTCGCAGCGTGTCGCGTCACATGCGAACACACCGCCCCCGTGACTTGTGGTCTTATATGTGCCGATCCTCTCAA GTATTTAGACGCTTCTGATCCGGACATCCCGAACTGCGTTTGCAAAAATGTTTCCTTGGAACTGTTGCCATCTGACTCCGACTGCATCCTTCCTCCTGG AATGGAGTGCGGTGAAGGCAGGTCGCTAAGAGCAGCCAGGTGCATGGTGGGAGGACGAGATGTGCCCATGGATGTCTGCAAGAAATATCATCCACTTACCg GTCCAAGTCGTGTCCGCGAGGCATCAACAGACGGCTACTCGTACGACGTCGAGTTCCCGTCGCTCTTGCGCGGCGCGTGCAGCGTGCGCTGCGCCCGCGACTGTGCTGTGGGAGAGTGGGGCGAGTGGGGACCGTGCGCGTCTGAACCTGGGTCTAGGGCGGCCTTCCGGTTCCGTACCAG GGAGGTGATAGAGGAGGGTTCTGCGGGAGGACGCGAGTGCGGCGCCACGCTGCAGCGCGCGACGTGCGCCGTGCTGGAGCCGCGCTGGGCGCTCGGCGAGTGGAGCGTGTGCGCGCCACCGCGCTCGCTCTGCGGCCGCGCCATCATCAACAGGACGGTCAC TTGTGTGGATGGGTCAGGCGCGACCCTGCCCGAGGCGGCGTGCGAGGCAGCGGGTGCCGGCCCGGCTGCATCACGTGACGCCACCTGCCGTGCGCCCTGCCCCCGGGACTGCGTTGTCAGCTCCTGGTCCGAGTGGAGCCCCTGCGAACAG ACAAAATGGGGTGGACGTCGGGATAGGACTCGAGTGGTGCTCCGGCCCGCTGATGACGGTGGCTCTCCCTGCCCTCATCTTGTTGGGGCAGAGCCCTGCGCTCCACATGCCTACTCCTGGCACGTTGCACCCTGGGATGATTGCCAGCCTCTAG gtggTTCTCCGTGTGGTGAAGGCACCAAGAAGAGGGCTGTTAGATGTCTGCGAAGTGATGGAGTTTTCGTCAACGATTCATACTGTCCT AACACAACGGCAACTGAAGCTAAAGAGTCGTGGTGCTATGTGCCGTGCGGTGTGGACTGTGAGCTGAGCGAGTGGGGCGCCTGGGACAGCAGCGCGTGCTCTTGTGGCGACGCGCACTCCGCTAGACATATGCGGCGCACCAG GCAGCACCTGACAGCGGCGGTATGGCCGGGCCGTGCCTGCCCGCCCACCGAGCAGCGGGCGCCGTGTCCCCGCGATCCTTGCCTCAGACTTGTCGCTAGACCTTCCCTAGGGTGCCACATACAGGTAAATAATGAG ACATCAGCGGGCGCGGAGGCGGAGCGCGCGTGCGGGTGGGGTGTGAAGGTGTCACACGCGCGCTGCGAGCTGGCCGGCGCCGGGGATGACTCCACCGAGGCGTTCCTGCAGCCCTGGCGCTGCGCCGCTGTGCTGCCCGGCAGGATCGTCGCACCGCCTATGCATTACCAG GAGGACGAAGTATGCGAGGTGGAGTGCGGTTGCAAGCAGTCGGAATCGGGTCAGCCTGGCCCGTGGGGAGCGTGGGGCGCCTGCCGCGGCGGGGCGCGATCGCGCACGCGACAGCTGCTCGTGCCCGCCAGGAGGGCCTGCAGCATCCCATCCAG atACGTGACTATTGAATGGGCGAACTGCACCGGCGAGATGGACGAGATCCCCGACCTGCTTGCGGTGGAGCCGCGCGACGACAAGCCGCGCCTCGCCTCCAACCAGGACGTCTACCACGACGGATACATAG AGGGCAGCACCTCGGTTCTGGCTGTGGTGTGGACGGCAACCATCGTGCTCAGCTTCTACGGAGCATACATGCTGTACCGCGGATTTATCAG ATGCCTGAGGAGTAGAAAAATGAAGTCGATCACCAAAGTGTAA
- the LOC113492110 gene encoding thrombospondin type-1 domain-containing protein 7A-like isoform X1, with the protein MYLSWCVVVAAALACAAADEASDPEGLLEPVPVPSNDDYSIYVGRWTECNPLGAGEHAARTIERYIRTETDSLVHTPRLGLQRRQVQCRKKDGKFVESMYCGNALAQIGTARVCVIKEDCVLAEWLPWRPRPDGALVRTRRLKRLPQGGGKECDVVEEVRPAALEASAHWTPGPWGPCRVAIEIGHATTLPDAPDNDDDADDNDAIYDDDDDEDDDAEDEGKAARDAGCGGGVQRRDATCVRADGRALHPAQCAHAPMPTLVQPCEVPCPRDCEVGEWGEWGACQPTDGCPLYPVQQLTTTGYSVRRRRVISAASGGGAPCPPLEEKRTCSTPRCASWKALPWGPCVLSQPHTSCGPGKRSRELRCVGHDGKEAQRAWCSGTGAPPRSERCRIACAGDCVVSSWAAWSKCSAPCAAAAHPRPFRTRRRHILAHASPNGWPCPPEDQLIQNETCNTHACATYSWLATPWGPCERRRQDFTPVNNYTELLDGEMYNESDDEEPCIEEGEMVRDVMCVQNNADVVREALCAPLRRPASRRACTVRCRRGCKVEAWMPWSPCPNTCEPGKQVRVRVVVGGPSCGSRMETRACPVSRTCRARDAAWVPGDWSTCRLPPAQRCGEGYRIRSIWCGSESHRVEAGACAGLLIPRSVAACRVTCEHTAPVTCGLICADPLKYLDASDPDIPNCVCKNVSLELLPSDSDCILPPGMECGEGRSLRAARCMVGGRDVPMDVCKKYHPLTGPSRVREASTDGYSYDVEFPSLLRGACSVRCARDCAVGEWGEWGPCASEPGSRAAFRFRTREVIEEGSAGGRECGATLQRATCAVLEPRWALGEWSVCAPPRSLCGRAIINRTVTCVDGSGATLPEAACEAAGAGPAASRDATCRAPCPRDCVVSSWSEWSPCEQTKWGGRRDRTRVVLRPADDGGSPCPHLVGAEPCAPHAYSWHVAPWDDCQPLGGSPCGEGTKKRAVRCLRSDGVFVNDSYCPNTTATEAKESWCYVPCGVDCELSEWGAWDSSACSCGDAHSARHMRRTRQHLTAAVWPGRACPPTEQRAPCPRDPCLRLVARPSLGCHIQVNNEQTSAGAEAERACGWGVKVSHARCELAGAGDDSTEAFLQPWRCAAVLPGRIVAPPMHYQEDEVCEVECGCKQSESGQPGPWGAWGACRGGARSRTRQLLVPARRACSIPSRYVTIEWANCTGEMDEIPDLLAVEPRDDKPRLASNQDVYHDGYIEGSTSVLAVVWTATIVLSFYGAYMLYRGFIRCLRSRKMKSITKV; encoded by the exons TGCCATCAAACGACGACTACTCTATCTACGTGGGCAGATGGACTGAATGCAACCCCCTGGGCGCGGGGGAGCACGCCGCAAGGACTATAGAAAG ATACATTCGAACGGAGACTGATTCGCTCGTGCACACCCCCCGTCTTGGTCTGCAGAGACGTCAAGTACAATGTCGCAAGAAGGATGGGAAGTTCGTGGAATCCAT GTACTGCGGAAATGCGCTTGCCCAAATAGGCACAGCTCGCGTGTGCGTTATCAAAGAAGACTGCGTATTGGCTGAGTGGCTGCCATGGAGACCAAGACCAGATGGCGCCCTCGTGAGGACTCGGAGACTGAAACGATTACCACAAG GAGGTGGCAAGGAATGCGACGTGGTGGAGGAAGTAAGGCCTGCTGCACTAGAGGCCAGCGCTCATTGGACCCCGGGGCCGTGGGGCCCTTGCCGAGTTGCTATCGAAATAGGACATGCTACTACTTTACCTG ATGCCCCAgacaatgatgatgatgctgatgACAATGACGCGATATACGATGACGACGATGACGAAGATGACGACGCTGAGGACGAAGGCAAGGCGGCGCGGGACGCGGGCTGCGGGGGAGGGGTACAGCGGCGTGACGCGACCTGCGTGCGCGCTGACGGGAGAGCCCTACACCCTGCCCAATGTGCTCATGCGCCCATGCCGACATTAGTGCAGCCCTGCGAG GTCCCATGTCCACGTGACTGTGAAGTTGGAGAATGGGGAGAGTGGGGTGCTTGTCAACCGACCGACGGATGCCCATTGTATCCCGTACAACAGCTTACTACTACTG GTTACAGCGTTCGTCGTCGTCGAGTGATATCAGCAGCGTCAGGTGGTGGAGCGCCTTGCCCACCTCTAGAAGAGAAGAGAACCTGCAGCACTCCTCGCTGTGCGTCCTGGAAGGCGCTGCCGTGGGGACCCTGCGTGTTGTCCCAGCCTCACACGTCTTGTGGCCCGGGGAAGAGGAGCCGAGAGCTTAGATGTGTTGGACATGATGGG AAGGAAGCTCAGCGTGCATGGTGCAGCGGCACGGGCGCGCCTCCTCGCAGCGAGAGGTGCCGCATCGCGTGCGCCGGCGACTGTGTGGTGTCCTCCTGGGCGGCATGGTCTAAGTGCTCGGCGCCGTGCGCGGCCGCCGCACACCCACGACCGTTCCGGACGAGGCGGCGGCACATACTGGCTCATGCTTCTCCCA ATGGCTGGCCATGTCCTCCAGAAGATCAGCTAATACAGAACGAGACTTGCAATACTCATGCGTGTGCAACATACTCATGGCTCGCTACACCCTGGGGTCCATGCGAACGTAGGCGACAAGACTTCACACCGGTCAATAACTACACCGAACTATTG GATGGAGAAATGTACAATGAAAGCGATGATGAAGAGCCATGCATAGAGGAAGGCGAGATGGTGCGAGACGTGATGTGCGTTCAGAATAACGCGGATGTTGTCCGAGAGGCTCT GTGCGCTCCCCTACGGCGTCCAGCATCCCGCCGAGCTTGTACAGTGAGATGTCGACGTGGGTGCAAAGTCGAAGCTTGGATGCCGTGGTCACCTTGTCCGAATACTTGCg AGCCAGGCAAGCAGGTCCGCGTGCGCGTGGTTGTAGGCGGGCCGAGCTGTGGTTCACGCATGGAGACACGCGCGTGCCCGGTGTCGCGCACGTGCCGCGCGCGCGACGCCGCCTGGGTGCCCGGCGACTGGAGCACGTGCCGCCTGCCGCCCGCGCAGCGCTGCGGGGAGGGATACCGCATACGGA GTATCTGGTGTGGCTCTGAATCGCATCGCGTAGAAGCCGGCGCGTGCGCTGGTTTGCTGATCCCTCGCAGTGTCGCAGCGTGTCGCGTCACATGCGAACACACCGCCCCCGTGACTTGTGGTCTTATATGTGCCGATCCTCTCAA GTATTTAGACGCTTCTGATCCGGACATCCCGAACTGCGTTTGCAAAAATGTTTCCTTGGAACTGTTGCCATCTGACTCCGACTGCATCCTTCCTCCTGG AATGGAGTGCGGTGAAGGCAGGTCGCTAAGAGCAGCCAGGTGCATGGTGGGAGGACGAGATGTGCCCATGGATGTCTGCAAGAAATATCATCCACTTACCg GTCCAAGTCGTGTCCGCGAGGCATCAACAGACGGCTACTCGTACGACGTCGAGTTCCCGTCGCTCTTGCGCGGCGCGTGCAGCGTGCGCTGCGCCCGCGACTGTGCTGTGGGAGAGTGGGGCGAGTGGGGACCGTGCGCGTCTGAACCTGGGTCTAGGGCGGCCTTCCGGTTCCGTACCAG GGAGGTGATAGAGGAGGGTTCTGCGGGAGGACGCGAGTGCGGCGCCACGCTGCAGCGCGCGACGTGCGCCGTGCTGGAGCCGCGCTGGGCGCTCGGCGAGTGGAGCGTGTGCGCGCCACCGCGCTCGCTCTGCGGCCGCGCCATCATCAACAGGACGGTCAC TTGTGTGGATGGGTCAGGCGCGACCCTGCCCGAGGCGGCGTGCGAGGCAGCGGGTGCCGGCCCGGCTGCATCACGTGACGCCACCTGCCGTGCGCCCTGCCCCCGGGACTGCGTTGTCAGCTCCTGGTCCGAGTGGAGCCCCTGCGAACAG ACAAAATGGGGTGGACGTCGGGATAGGACTCGAGTGGTGCTCCGGCCCGCTGATGACGGTGGCTCTCCCTGCCCTCATCTTGTTGGGGCAGAGCCCTGCGCTCCACATGCCTACTCCTGGCACGTTGCACCCTGGGATGATTGCCAGCCTCTAG gtggTTCTCCGTGTGGTGAAGGCACCAAGAAGAGGGCTGTTAGATGTCTGCGAAGTGATGGAGTTTTCGTCAACGATTCATACTGTCCT AACACAACGGCAACTGAAGCTAAAGAGTCGTGGTGCTATGTGCCGTGCGGTGTGGACTGTGAGCTGAGCGAGTGGGGCGCCTGGGACAGCAGCGCGTGCTCTTGTGGCGACGCGCACTCCGCTAGACATATGCGGCGCACCAG GCAGCACCTGACAGCGGCGGTATGGCCGGGCCGTGCCTGCCCGCCCACCGAGCAGCGGGCGCCGTGTCCCCGCGATCCTTGCCTCAGACTTGTCGCTAGACCTTCCCTAGGGTGCCACATACAGGTAAATAATGAG CAGACATCAGCGGGCGCGGAGGCGGAGCGCGCGTGCGGGTGGGGTGTGAAGGTGTCACACGCGCGCTGCGAGCTGGCCGGCGCCGGGGATGACTCCACCGAGGCGTTCCTGCAGCCCTGGCGCTGCGCCGCTGTGCTGCCCGGCAGGATCGTCGCACCGCCTATGCATTACCAG GAGGACGAAGTATGCGAGGTGGAGTGCGGTTGCAAGCAGTCGGAATCGGGTCAGCCTGGCCCGTGGGGAGCGTGGGGCGCCTGCCGCGGCGGGGCGCGATCGCGCACGCGACAGCTGCTCGTGCCCGCCAGGAGGGCCTGCAGCATCCCATCCAG atACGTGACTATTGAATGGGCGAACTGCACCGGCGAGATGGACGAGATCCCCGACCTGCTTGCGGTGGAGCCGCGCGACGACAAGCCGCGCCTCGCCTCCAACCAGGACGTCTACCACGACGGATACATAG AGGGCAGCACCTCGGTTCTGGCTGTGGTGTGGACGGCAACCATCGTGCTCAGCTTCTACGGAGCATACATGCTGTACCGCGGATTTATCAG ATGCCTGAGGAGTAGAAAAATGAAGTCGATCACCAAAGTGTAA